One genomic segment of Patescibacteria group bacterium includes these proteins:
- a CDS encoding site-specific integrase: MSIVETHIDDFLDYLEIEKNRSSKTIENYAHYLSRFADFATHSGDKKFSPALITLPLVRKYRLHLNHTKDATGQPLKLITQNYHIIALRVFLKFLAKQDIRSLQPKR; encoded by the coding sequence ATGAGCATTGTTGAAACTCATATTGATGATTTTTTGGATTATCTGGAAATCGAAAAAAATCGCAGTTCTAAAACTATCGAGAACTATGCTCATTATTTGAGCCGGTTTGCCGATTTTGCCACTCACAGTGGAGATAAGAAATTCTCCCCCGCTCTAATTACTCTGCCATTGGTGCGGAAATACCGTCTGCATCTTAATCACACCAAAGATGCCACCGGCCAACCGCTGAAATTAATTACCCAAAATTACCACATCATTGCCTTGCGGGTTTTTCTGAAGTTCTTAGCTAAACAAGACATCCGATCTCTCCAGCCGAAAAGATA